In the genome of Leeuwenhoekiella sp. MAR_2009_132, one region contains:
- a CDS encoding TspO/MBR family protein, whose product MNSKKIKRILIAVFICLAVGFIGAVATQSSVTTWYPTLTKPFFTPPNWLFAPVWTTLYILMGIAAGLVWDGGFYHKWVKTALYHFGFQLLLNAFWSIIFFGLHLIMPALLVITALLILLLFTYKWFRVVNVKAAFLLIPYIIWVCYATALNFEIWRLN is encoded by the coding sequence ATGAATTCAAAGAAAATAAAACGTATTCTAATAGCAGTTTTTATTTGCCTTGCAGTAGGATTTATAGGTGCTGTAGCAACACAAAGTAGTGTAACAACGTGGTACCCTACATTAACAAAACCATTCTTTACTCCCCCTAACTGGCTATTTGCCCCAGTTTGGACAACACTGTATATTCTAATGGGTATCGCAGCAGGTCTAGTCTGGGATGGTGGTTTTTATCACAAATGGGTAAAAACAGCTCTTTATCATTTTGGGTTTCAACTTCTGTTAAATGCGTTTTGGTCAATTATCTTTTTTGGGCTTCATCTTATAATGCCGGCTCTACTTGTTATTACCGCCCTGCTCATACTACTTCTATTTACCTATAAGTGGTTTAGGGTTGTAAATGTTAAAGCAGCCTTTTTACTCATACCTTATATAATATGGGTATGTTACGCCACTGCTTTAAATTTTGAAATATGGAGATTAAATTAG
- a CDS encoding diphosphomevalonate/mevalonate 3,5-bisphosphate decarboxylase family protein has protein sequence MTISKFLPSEYTQALTSKSVSYASPSNIALVKYWGKQSVQIPKNPSVSFTLNTCKTTTTLHFEKRENFEEDFEVKVLLDGKHKPGFEAKIHQFFSRVVAYLPFIRDYAFVIDTSNSFPHSSGIASSASGLSAIALCLMEMEREMQPSINDTYFIQKASFIARLGSGSGCRSLEGPLVVWGEHQEVKGSSDLFGISYPYEVHENFEDYQDAILLVDQGEKQVSSTVGHNLMHNHPFASSRFDQANENISKLITILKNGDLDAFIHLVESEALTLHAMMLTSTPYFILMKPNTLKIIEKIWEYRRETFIPICFTLDAGANVHVLFPKMYKEEVQKFIKSTLSEYCQDKRYIFDSVGIGAIKL, from the coding sequence ATGACTATTTCAAAATTCTTACCTTCAGAATACACACAGGCGCTTACGAGTAAATCTGTGAGTTACGCATCTCCCAGTAATATAGCTCTTGTAAAATACTGGGGAAAACAGAGTGTACAGATTCCAAAAAATCCTTCTGTAAGTTTTACACTAAATACGTGTAAAACAACGACCACATTGCATTTTGAGAAGCGGGAAAATTTTGAAGAAGATTTTGAAGTAAAGGTCCTGTTAGATGGCAAACACAAGCCTGGTTTCGAAGCTAAAATACATCAGTTCTTTAGTCGAGTTGTTGCTTATTTGCCATTTATTAGAGATTATGCGTTTGTAATAGATACATCAAATAGTTTTCCGCATAGTTCAGGTATTGCTTCATCTGCCAGCGGTTTAAGTGCAATTGCCTTATGTCTAATGGAAATGGAGCGTGAAATGCAACCTTCCATAAATGATACGTATTTTATTCAAAAAGCATCTTTTATCGCCAGATTAGGGTCGGGTAGTGGCTGTCGTTCTCTAGAAGGGCCGCTGGTCGTTTGGGGAGAACATCAAGAGGTAAAAGGAAGTAGTGATCTTTTTGGTATTTCATATCCGTATGAGGTACATGAGAATTTTGAAGATTATCAAGATGCTATTTTATTAGTTGATCAGGGAGAAAAGCAGGTAAGTAGCACCGTGGGGCATAACTTAATGCACAATCACCCGTTTGCTTCAAGTAGATTTGATCAAGCCAATGAGAATATTTCAAAACTCATAACTATATTAAAAAATGGTGATTTAGATGCGTTTATACATCTGGTAGAAAGTGAAGCGCTTACTTTACACGCAATGATGTTGACGAGTACACCCTATTTTATATTGATGAAACCTAATACTTTAAAAATCATTGAGAAAATTTGGGAGTATCGACGTGAAACGTTTATTCCGATATGTTTTACACTAGATGCTGGAGCAAATGTTCACGTTTTATTTCCGAAGATGTATAAAGAGGAAGTTCAAAAATTTATTAAATCTACACTTAGCGAGTATTGCCAGGATAAACGGTATATTTTTGATAGTGTGGGAATAGGAGCAATAAAGTTGTAA
- a CDS encoding SusC/RagA family TonB-linked outer membrane protein, whose amino-acid sequence MKQFILRSMLFCASLLLAGIAQAQTVSGTVSEPNGPLPGANVLVKGTTNGTTTDFDGNYTINNVAAGSTLIFSYVGFSAKEVAVNGKSTINVTLEEDAAALEEVVVIGYGTTTVKDATGSVSSVTSEDFQQGVIQSPEQLIQGKTAGVQISESSGEPGAGISVRIRGTNSIRSGNNPLFVIDGVPLTSGGAPAGTAGSIGATAARNPLSFLNPNDIESISILKDASATAIYGSRGANGVIIIQTKGGRGASEGRFEFNTSTSFSTPSTRYDLLEREGFLDAIASVGGNRSLADFGANSDFQDVYTRSTFSTKNDLSYAKSYGSGNVRASISYGDTKGIVENTSQERITGRLNITQRFFDDKLTVSGQATLSRVNDEFTLISGSAGSTGDLIGASITANPTFPVNPTFDPGSNILNPANLLANFEGLSETDRFLANISADYEIVEGLNAKVTYGYDRVQAETTSIVAPSILGFNGSSNIGRGYYSANNQDNQLFEATLSYKKVFGNVAIDLVGGYSYQEFARDGFGSEGAGFSTNNMGQIANQVKSTYNTITGLVGEKNVIFGYGNDGSYLNRITFPGFDNEGTLPAFDKIIPAFVLNNNYDNTDELQSYFARANITLFDKFLLTGTFRADGSSTFGQNERYGYFPSGAFAWQLHKEDFIPETFSTLKLRLAAGTVGSQEGLGYGLFIQREILGGSGISNDLNVLPRPGTSIVGGFPNPDLKWESTTDLNVGLDFGFNNDRLNGTINVYRKETKDLLLTTELAAPGSGTIFRNLPDGSIVNSGVEFAIDYGFIETDDWDFSGNFNISYNSNEVKDVPVPINAGPINGNGLTNAFAQRLQAGQPLFSYYMAEFTGFDADGNPTYFDFDGNGVGDPDSDKFFLGKDAVPDVNAGLSLNARYKNFDVSTYLTGQFGFYVYNATANAFFTKSALLIQKNVTQDVPGTTENPGSTVAVSSRFLEKGDFVRLQTVSFGYNIPVREDGIFNSLRFSLTGQNLLLLSGYSGLDPEISVSTGNLNASAIPTAGIDYAAYPRPLTVTFGVNATF is encoded by the coding sequence ATGAAGCAATTTATACTTAGAAGTATGCTGTTTTGCGCTTCGCTATTACTGGCAGGTATAGCACAAGCACAAACGGTATCGGGAACAGTATCTGAGCCAAATGGCCCGCTACCCGGCGCAAACGTTCTCGTTAAAGGAACAACAAATGGTACAACTACCGACTTTGACGGTAATTACACCATTAATAATGTAGCTGCAGGGAGCACCTTAATATTTAGCTACGTGGGCTTTTCAGCTAAAGAAGTTGCTGTAAATGGTAAATCAACTATAAATGTTACTTTAGAAGAAGATGCCGCTGCATTGGAAGAAGTAGTTGTAATTGGTTATGGAACAACAACTGTTAAGGATGCAACAGGTTCTGTTTCTTCGGTAACCTCTGAAGACTTTCAGCAAGGGGTAATTCAATCACCAGAACAATTAATCCAGGGTAAAACTGCGGGTGTTCAAATTTCAGAATCTTCTGGTGAGCCTGGTGCAGGAATATCTGTACGTATTAGAGGTACTAACTCAATTCGTTCTGGTAACAACCCTTTATTTGTTATTGATGGCGTGCCATTAACTTCAGGAGGTGCTCCTGCTGGAACTGCTGGTTCAATAGGTGCTACAGCTGCCAGAAACCCACTAAGCTTTTTAAACCCTAATGATATTGAAAGTATTTCTATATTAAAAGATGCATCTGCTACAGCTATTTATGGTTCTCGTGGAGCAAACGGGGTTATTATCATTCAAACTAAAGGAGGTAGAGGTGCAAGCGAAGGCAGATTTGAATTTAATACTTCAACAAGTTTTTCTACTCCTTCTACACGTTATGACTTATTAGAGCGAGAGGGTTTTCTAGATGCTATCGCTAGTGTAGGTGGAAATAGAAGCCTTGCTGATTTTGGAGCAAATTCTGATTTTCAAGACGTGTATACACGTAGTACATTCTCTACTAAAAACGACTTAAGCTATGCTAAGAGCTATGGTTCTGGTAATGTGAGAGCTTCTATTAGCTATGGAGATACAAAAGGTATTGTAGAAAACACCTCTCAAGAGCGTATTACAGGAAGATTAAATATTACACAACGCTTTTTTGATGATAAATTAACAGTAAGTGGTCAAGCAACATTATCTCGCGTAAATGATGAGTTTACACTTATATCTGGTAGTGCAGGTTCAACAGGAGATTTAATTGGGGCGTCAATTACCGCTAACCCTACTTTTCCTGTAAATCCTACATTTGACCCAGGCTCAAACATTTTAAATCCAGCTAACTTATTAGCTAATTTTGAAGGATTATCAGAAACCGACAGATTTTTAGCGAATATTTCTGCTGATTATGAAATAGTGGAAGGTCTAAATGCTAAAGTAACTTATGGTTATGATAGAGTACAAGCTGAGACGACTTCTATAGTTGCTCCTTCTATTTTAGGATTTAATGGCTCAAGTAATATTGGACGTGGTTATTATTCTGCTAACAACCAAGACAACCAATTATTTGAAGCAACATTAAGCTATAAAAAAGTATTCGGCAATGTTGCTATAGACCTTGTTGGTGGATATTCATACCAAGAATTTGCAAGAGATGGATTTGGCTCTGAAGGTGCAGGATTCTCTACAAATAATATGGGACAGATTGCAAATCAAGTTAAATCTACTTATAATACTATTACTGGTCTCGTAGGTGAAAAAAATGTAATTTTTGGTTACGGTAATGATGGTTCGTATTTAAATAGAATCACATTTCCCGGTTTTGATAATGAAGGCACTTTACCTGCCTTTGATAAAATTATCCCTGCATTTGTACTTAATAATAATTATGATAATACAGACGAATTACAGTCTTATTTTGCAAGAGCTAATATTACATTATTTGATAAATTCCTATTAACAGGAACATTTAGAGCAGATGGTTCTTCAACTTTTGGTCAAAATGAACGTTATGGATATTTTCCTTCTGGAGCATTTGCTTGGCAGTTACATAAAGAAGATTTTATACCAGAAACTTTTTCTACTTTAAAACTACGTTTAGCTGCAGGTACAGTAGGTAGCCAAGAAGGTTTAGGCTATGGTCTATTTATTCAAAGAGAAATTCTAGGAGGTAGTGGAATAAGCAACGATCTGAATGTTTTACCAAGACCTGGGACTTCAATCGTAGGTGGTTTCCCAAACCCAGATTTAAAATGGGAGTCTACAACAGATTTAAACGTGGGTCTTGACTTCGGTTTTAATAATGATCGTTTAAATGGTACTATTAACGTATACCGCAAGGAAACAAAAGATTTATTGTTAACTACTGAATTAGCTGCACCAGGATCTGGTACAATTTTCAGAAACTTACCTGATGGATCTATCGTTAACTCAGGAGTTGAATTTGCTATTGACTATGGATTTATAGAAACTGATGATTGGGATTTCTCGGGTAACTTCAACATCTCATACAACAGTAATGAGGTAAAAGATGTCCCAGTACCTATTAATGCAGGACCAATTAATGGTAACGGATTAACAAACGCCTTTGCACAAAGACTTCAAGCGGGACAACCTCTATTTTCTTACTATATGGCAGAATTTACTGGTTTTGATGCAGATGGTAATCCTACTTATTTTGACTTTGACGGAAACGGTGTAGGAGACCCTGATTCAGATAAATTTTTCTTAGGAAAAGATGCTGTACCCGATGTTAACGCAGGTTTATCCCTAAATGCACGTTATAAAAACTTTGATGTATCTACCTATTTGACAGGGCAATTTGGTTTTTACGTTTACAATGCTACAGCAAATGCTTTCTTTACAAAAAGTGCATTGTTAATACAAAAGAATGTTACTCAAGATGTTCCAGGAACCACAGAAAATCCTGGGTCTACTGTTGCAGTTTCTTCAAGGTTTTTAGAGAAAGGAGATTTTGTAAGACTACAAACCGTTTCATTTGGATATAATATTCCTGTAAGAGAAGATGGTATATTTAATTCTTTACGCTTTTCATTAACTGGACAAAATCTACTTTTATTGAGTGGCTATAGTGGATTAGATCCTGAGATTTCAGTGAGTACAGGTAACTTAAATGCTTCTGCAATACCAACTGCGGGAATTGATTATGCCGCTTATCCAAGACCACTGACGGTTACTTTTGGTGTAAATGCAACATTTTAA
- a CDS encoding geranylgeranylglycerol-phosphate geranylgeranyltransferase: protein MSRISRRNKLLLLKFFSLFSVVRGYNILIIVLAQYLASIFILSPDIPLREVLLDLNLFAIVSASALVIAGGYIINSFYDSEKDLINRPQKTRLDHMVSQNKILTLYFILNFLAIVVASSVSFFAVLFFSGYIFGIWFYSHKLKKILFLGNLTSASLALIPFFAVFIYYSNFEKVIFVHATFLGLIIIMRELIKDLENIKGDIALGHRNIPIVYGEPTTKAVITLLIILTILPTFLLVNYFDVGLMRYYFYASIALLLMFSYWLWWSRAKMHYVLLHNILKFIIVSGVFSILLIDTDLVINRII, encoded by the coding sequence ATGTCTCGTATAAGCAGAAGAAACAAACTTTTACTTCTTAAGTTTTTTAGTTTGTTTTCGGTTGTACGGGGTTATAATATTCTCATTATTGTATTAGCACAATATTTAGCATCTATATTTATTTTATCACCAGATATTCCGCTTCGGGAAGTTCTGCTCGATCTCAATTTATTTGCAATTGTATCAGCTTCGGCATTAGTTATTGCAGGAGGCTATATAATTAATAGTTTTTACGATAGCGAAAAAGATTTAATTAATCGTCCGCAAAAGACGCGTTTAGATCATATGGTGAGTCAGAATAAAATACTCACGTTATATTTTATATTAAACTTTCTAGCGATAGTCGTTGCGAGTTCAGTTTCCTTTTTTGCGGTGCTGTTTTTTTCAGGGTATATTTTTGGAATTTGGTTTTATTCTCACAAGCTTAAAAAAATACTCTTTCTAGGCAACCTTACCTCTGCATCTCTTGCTTTAATTCCTTTTTTCGCGGTATTTATTTACTACAGTAATTTTGAAAAAGTCATTTTTGTGCACGCTACTTTTTTAGGTCTGATCATTATTATGCGTGAGCTTATTAAAGATCTCGAAAACATAAAGGGTGATATTGCATTGGGACATAGAAACATACCTATTGTTTACGGTGAGCCAACAACAAAGGCGGTCATAACTCTTCTTATCATTCTAACGATTCTGCCTACTTTCTTATTAGTAAATTATTTTGATGTGGGTCTTATGCGGTACTACTTTTATGCGAGTATAGCTCTATTGCTTATGTTCTCGTATTGGCTCTGGTGGTCTCGCGCTAAAATGCACTACGTTTTGCTTCATAATATTTTAAAATTTATTATCGTGTCTGGTGTATTTAGCATACTTCTCATAGATACTGATCTGGTTATAAACCGAATTATCTAA
- a CDS encoding arginine decarboxylase, with protein MNTKYIDLIDQSFYFPQEDFKLEENHLQFHDIDLMALVEQYGAPLKFSYLPKISDNINRAKTWFKDAIQKHNYKGNYNYCYCTKSSHFKHILDEALKNDIHIETSSAFDIDIVNKLKENGKITDDTYVICNGFKRDQYIENITNLMNNGHKNCVPIIDNYEEINLLSEGIKGDFKIGIRIASEEEPKFEFYTSRLGIGYKNIVPFYEDQIKNNDQVELKMLHFFINTGIRDTAYYWNELNKCLKVYTRLKKICPSLDSLNIGGGFPIKNSLAFDYDYAYMVDEIINQIKITCEEADVVVPNIFTEFGSFTVGESGGAIYEVLYQKQQNDREKWNMINSSFITTLPDTWAISKRFILLPINRWEEEYERVLLGGLTCDSDDYYNSEQHSNAIYLPKYKKDKPLYIGFFNTGAYQESIGGYGGLQHCLIPQPKHILIDRDESGNLTTRIFNEQQKAEQLLKILGYEYN; from the coding sequence ATGAATACGAAATATATAGATCTTATAGATCAATCCTTTTATTTTCCTCAGGAAGATTTTAAGCTTGAAGAAAATCACCTGCAATTTCACGATATAGATTTGATGGCTTTAGTAGAGCAATATGGAGCTCCATTAAAATTTAGTTATCTGCCAAAAATATCGGATAATATCAATAGAGCAAAAACCTGGTTTAAAGATGCTATACAAAAGCACAATTATAAGGGTAATTACAATTACTGCTATTGTACTAAAAGTTCCCACTTTAAACATATTTTAGATGAGGCTTTAAAAAACGATATTCATATTGAAACATCATCAGCTTTCGATATTGATATAGTAAATAAGCTTAAGGAAAACGGTAAGATTACAGACGATACGTATGTTATATGTAATGGTTTTAAAAGAGATCAATACATTGAGAACATTACAAATCTGATGAATAACGGTCATAAAAACTGTGTTCCTATTATTGATAACTATGAAGAAATAAACTTACTCTCTGAAGGTATTAAGGGAGATTTTAAAATAGGGATTCGTATTGCTTCAGAAGAAGAGCCTAAATTTGAGTTTTATACCTCTCGTTTAGGAATTGGCTATAAAAACATTGTTCCGTTTTACGAAGATCAGATCAAAAATAACGATCAGGTTGAGTTAAAGATGCTTCACTTTTTTATCAATACCGGAATACGCGATACTGCATATTACTGGAATGAGTTAAATAAGTGTTTAAAAGTATATACCCGCCTAAAAAAAATATGTCCAAGTTTAGACAGTTTAAATATAGGTGGAGGCTTTCCTATAAAAAACTCATTGGCATTTGATTACGACTATGCTTATATGGTAGATGAGATCATTAACCAGATAAAAATTACCTGTGAAGAAGCAGACGTAGTAGTGCCTAATATTTTTACAGAATTCGGAAGCTTTACAGTAGGCGAAAGCGGCGGTGCTATCTATGAAGTTTTGTACCAAAAACAACAGAACGACAGAGAAAAGTGGAATATGATAAATTCATCTTTTATCACCACATTGCCAGACACCTGGGCAATTAGCAAGCGTTTCATTCTACTGCCTATAAATAGATGGGAAGAAGAGTATGAGCGCGTGTTGTTAGGTGGACTTACATGCGATAGTGATGATTATTATAATAGTGAGCAGCATAGCAATGCTATTTACTTACCTAAGTACAAGAAAGATAAACCATTATATATAGGCTTTTTTAATACAGGAGCCTACCAGGAATCAATAGGAGGATACGGCGGTCTGCAGCATTGTTTAATTCCGCAGCCAAAACATATTCTTATTGATCGAGATGAAAGTGGTAACTTAACAACCCGTATATTTAACGAACAACAAAAAGCAGAACAATTGCTCAAGATTTTAGGTTATGAATACAACTAA
- a CDS encoding pseudouridine synthase codes for MSRHQESSRDGKASGRGSNNIRSKSNARGNAPIKRKTTDSAKGTAAKGKASEASKTTSAKNKAKDGIRLNKYISNSGVCSRREADMYIATGQVSVNGEIINEMGYKVKLDDDVRFDGTRINPEPKAYVLLNKPKGFSVTTSNEKGMTVMDLVAPATKSRIQPVGRLGRNATGLILFTNDEKLMQKLTNSKAGLPRLFHIELDKNLKAEDLEKIAKGLVVEGKKIFVEDISYVTGSPKKEVGLKLRNVGNSVIRTIFEQLEYQVVRVDCVTIASLTKKDLPRGKYKHLSQQEINNLMML; via the coding sequence ATGAGCAGACATCAGGAAAGCAGTAGAGACGGGAAAGCGTCTGGTCGCGGTTCTAATAATATACGCAGTAAAAGCAATGCCAGAGGCAATGCTCCTATTAAAAGAAAAACTACAGATTCTGCTAAGGGAACTGCAGCAAAAGGTAAAGCATCAGAAGCTAGTAAAACTACTTCTGCAAAAAATAAAGCTAAAGACGGTATACGTCTTAACAAATATATTTCAAACAGTGGTGTTTGCTCGAGACGTGAGGCAGATATGTATATCGCAACAGGTCAGGTTTCTGTAAACGGCGAGATCATTAATGAAATGGGGTACAAAGTGAAGCTTGATGATGATGTGCGTTTTGATGGTACGCGTATTAATCCTGAGCCTAAAGCATATGTTTTACTTAACAAGCCTAAAGGATTTTCGGTAACAACAAGTAATGAAAAAGGGATGACTGTTATGGATCTTGTTGCGCCTGCTACTAAATCTAGAATACAGCCGGTAGGCAGATTAGGTCGTAATGCAACCGGTCTTATTCTTTTTACTAATGATGAGAAATTAATGCAGAAGTTGACTAATTCTAAAGCAGGTCTGCCTCGATTATTTCATATAGAATTAGATAAAAATCTAAAAGCAGAAGATTTGGAGAAAATTGCCAAAGGTCTTGTGGTAGAAGGGAAAAAAATATTTGTTGAAGATATAAGTTATGTAACCGGCTCTCCTAAAAAAGAAGTTGGATTAAAACTACGTAATGTAGGCAACAGTGTAATACGTACAATTTTTGAGCAATTAGAGTATCAGGTGGTACGTGTAGATTGTGTGACGATAGCATCACTTACTAAAAAGGATCTTCCGCGCGGAAAATATAAACACTTGAGCCAACAGGAAATAAATAATCTAATGATGCTTTAA
- a CDS encoding mevalonate kinase, producing the protein MKGPLFYSKILLFGEYGIIKNSKGLSIPYNFYNGALKVDENPGEGAIKSNASLGRFAVYLETLQTEQPELVQFNIDELKADVAEGMYFDSTIPQGYGVGSSGALVASIYDKYALDKITILENLTRDKLLKLKSIFGQMESFFHGKSSGLDPLNSYLSLPILINSKDDIEPAGIPSQTLDGKGAVFLLDSGIVGETAPMVHIFMENMKQEGFRKMLKTQFVKHTDACVDDFLKGDVKSLLSNVKQLSKTVLGNFKPMIPASFHELWKQGIESNDFYLKLCGSGGGGYILGFTEDIDKARKALDGHKLEVVYNF; encoded by the coding sequence ATGAAAGGACCTTTATTTTATTCAAAAATTCTTCTGTTTGGTGAGTACGGAATTATCAAAAATTCTAAAGGCTTGTCTATACCTTATAACTTCTATAATGGAGCTCTTAAAGTAGATGAAAACCCAGGCGAAGGGGCTATTAAATCAAATGCAAGTTTAGGACGTTTTGCTGTTTATTTAGAAACACTACAGACAGAACAACCAGAATTGGTTCAATTTAATATAGATGAATTAAAAGCCGATGTGGCTGAAGGAATGTATTTTGACAGTACTATTCCACAAGGTTACGGAGTAGGAAGTAGTGGTGCTTTAGTAGCCTCTATTTACGATAAATATGCCTTAGATAAAATTACAATCCTAGAAAATCTTACCCGAGATAAATTGCTGAAATTAAAATCAATTTTCGGTCAAATGGAATCTTTTTTCCACGGAAAATCATCAGGTTTAGATCCTTTAAATAGTTATTTAAGTCTTCCTATTTTAATTAACAGCAAAGACGATATTGAGCCTGCAGGGATACCTTCACAGACTTTAGATGGTAAAGGCGCCGTTTTTCTTTTAGATAGTGGTATTGTAGGTGAGACAGCTCCTATGGTGCATATTTTTATGGAAAATATGAAGCAGGAAGGTTTTAGAAAAATGCTTAAAACGCAATTTGTAAAACATACAGATGCTTGTGTTGATGATTTTCTAAAAGGCGATGTAAAGTCTTTATTGAGTAACGTAAAGCAATTATCAAAAACTGTCTTAGGAAACTTTAAACCTATGATTCCTGCAAGTTTTCACGAGTTGTGGAAGCAAGGTATTGAGTCTAACGATTTTTACCTTAAGCTTTGCGGTTCTGGTGGTGGTGGTTATATTTTAGGTTTTACCGAAGATATAGATAAAGCCCGAAAGGCCTTAGATGGTCACAAGCTAGAGGTAGTTTACAACTTCTAG
- a CDS encoding NAD(P)/FAD-dependent oxidoreductase: MTYDSIIIGGGAAGFFTAINLAKLNPNLSILIVERGAQVLEKVKISGGGRCNVTHSIFEPRPLTDNYPRGKRELLGPFHTFLTGDTMAWFEERGVSLKIEDDGRIFPTSDSSQTIIDCFLKEAEIYGITIQTKCPIVDVEQVDGLWLVQGKTENFKSKSVVLATGSNPKMLNIIENKGVKVVSAVPSLFTFNIKDSRIETLAGLSALARVSLLDRAKKPIKLSNASEADLSYSEGPILITHWGMSGPGILKLSAWGARVLNELEYKFFIRVNWLPKLESEELKEQLADFKIKLAKQTIAKWSPFDLPKRLWQSLVEASAIQPDKKWADATKNDFQNLEHQLLEGIFQVNGKSTFKEEFVTAGGVNLKEIDFKTYQSKQFEKLYFVGEVLDIDAITGGFNFQSAWTGGYIAAQALSKQL; encoded by the coding sequence ATGACCTATGATTCTATAATAATTGGCGGAGGTGCTGCTGGTTTTTTTACAGCTATAAATCTTGCTAAATTAAATCCAAATCTATCTATCTTAATTGTAGAACGAGGTGCTCAGGTACTTGAAAAAGTTAAAATTTCGGGTGGGGGGAGATGTAATGTTACACACTCTATATTTGAACCCAGGCCTTTAACAGATAACTATCCCAGAGGAAAGCGAGAATTATTAGGGCCTTTTCATACTTTTTTAACGGGAGATACGATGGCCTGGTTTGAGGAGCGAGGCGTATCACTCAAGATTGAAGATGACGGAAGAATTTTCCCCACCAGTGATAGCTCGCAGACTATAATAGATTGTTTTTTAAAGGAGGCCGAAATATACGGTATAACTATTCAAACTAAATGTCCCATAGTAGATGTAGAGCAGGTAGATGGTCTATGGCTTGTACAAGGTAAAACCGAAAACTTTAAATCTAAATCTGTTGTTTTAGCTACCGGAAGCAATCCTAAAATGTTGAATATTATTGAAAATAAAGGAGTTAAGGTTGTGTCTGCTGTACCTTCGCTTTTTACATTCAATATTAAAGATTCACGTATTGAAACATTAGCGGGCTTATCTGCCTTAGCGCGGGTAAGTTTATTAGATAGAGCTAAGAAGCCTATAAAATTATCAAATGCTTCTGAGGCAGATTTGTCTTATAGCGAAGGTCCTATTCTGATAACGCATTGGGGTATGAGCGGCCCGGGAATCTTAAAACTTTCAGCCTGGGGAGCGCGTGTTTTAAATGAACTTGAATATAAATTCTTTATACGTGTTAATTGGCTTCCAAAATTAGAATCTGAAGAACTGAAAGAACAGTTGGCAGATTTTAAAATTAAGTTAGCAAAACAGACTATCGCAAAATGGTCTCCATTTGACCTTCCAAAGAGACTATGGCAAAGTCTAGTTGAAGCTTCAGCAATACAGCCCGATAAAAAATGGGCCGATGCTACTAAAAATGATTTTCAGAATTTAGAACATCAATTGCTTGAAGGTATTTTCCAAGTAAATGGGAAAAGTACTTTTAAAGAGGAGTTTGTTACTGCAGGAGGTGTCAATCTAAAAGAGATAGATTTTAAAACCTATCAAAGTAAGCAATTTGAGAAGTTGTATTTTGTAGGTGAGGTTCTGGATATAGATGCCATAACCGGAGGGTTTAATTTTCAAAGTGCCTGGACGGGTGGTTATATTGCTGCTCAGGCTTTATCAAAACAACTCTAA